In Lentilitoribacter sp. Alg239-R112, the following proteins share a genomic window:
- a CDS encoding PAS domain-containing protein: MTYTSRQKAALDHSQFLELVETVAGIGYWRLDLVNKHIFWSDEVYKIHDVTPGQYKPGVTDSINFYHKDDRAKVQSAVDHTIETKEPFEFELRLITACGKQKHVFSKGVAETDDNGQIVSIFGIFQDITERVQRERTHLLEQQIHRNFIEQSHDGFWDWYINESYIYISPRFWNMLGYDGKKNGLNPAEIIPYAFNEDYSEARNRLIKHFRSNGEVPFAHELRLYHKDGSIVHALCRGTVVEWDENGRATRMVGTHTDITTQKKLQRHLQDALGFQQLIMDNNPNLIFVKDNQHRIVQANPQFLSLYAEDKRDSIIGTTTLGQYSEHEKATFMRMDKEALETGYSQSIQTINFPNGKCLTYDIQKTRFSDARGDMFILAIGQNVTQREALIDKLSDSNEQLERFAHICSHDLHEPLRMVKSFTEMLEMHLSEVTSVDEKAKRYMDFITNGAKRGQQLITDVLAYSKISKDVRALEEVNICEIISDVKQDLPASACLNYEMPTPIVHANHTQIYQLFQNLISNGVKYQPAGQDAKLSITWKEQDEFWQFCIADNGIGVEPCHQEKIFEVFTRLHRYQAYPGTGVGLSICKNIVERYGGSIWMDSKPEHGSKFYFQLPRASAK; the protein is encoded by the coding sequence ATGACATATACCAGTAGACAAAAAGCTGCACTCGACCATAGCCAATTTCTTGAGCTTGTGGAAACAGTTGCCGGTATTGGTTATTGGCGCCTTGATCTGGTTAACAAACATATTTTCTGGTCAGATGAGGTGTATAAAATTCACGATGTCACGCCGGGTCAGTACAAACCTGGTGTCACAGACTCCATTAATTTTTACCACAAAGACGACCGCGCCAAAGTTCAATCTGCCGTTGATCATACGATTGAGACGAAAGAGCCTTTTGAGTTTGAACTTCGCCTGATAACAGCGTGTGGCAAGCAAAAACATGTGTTTTCAAAAGGGGTCGCGGAAACCGATGATAATGGCCAGATCGTTTCCATATTTGGTATATTTCAAGATATTACCGAACGTGTACAGCGTGAAAGAACCCACCTGCTAGAACAACAGATCCACCGGAACTTCATAGAACAAAGCCATGATGGGTTTTGGGATTGGTACATCAACGAAAGTTACATCTATATATCTCCCCGTTTTTGGAACATGTTAGGTTATGATGGGAAGAAAAACGGTCTCAACCCGGCAGAAATTATCCCATACGCCTTTAATGAAGACTACAGCGAAGCCAGAAACCGTCTTATCAAGCATTTCAGGAGTAATGGTGAAGTCCCATTTGCACATGAGTTACGTCTTTATCACAAAGACGGATCGATAGTTCATGCCTTATGTAGAGGTACCGTCGTTGAATGGGATGAAAATGGCCGCGCCACCAGAATGGTCGGCACGCACACCGACATCACAACACAAAAGAAATTACAAAGACACCTGCAAGATGCGCTCGGTTTTCAGCAACTAATAATGGATAACAACCCCAACCTGATTTTTGTTAAAGACAATCAACATCGTATTGTGCAGGCCAACCCGCAATTTTTATCACTCTACGCAGAAGATAAACGCGACTCCATTATTGGCACCACGACATTGGGACAATATAGCGAGCATGAAAAAGCGACGTTTATGCGAATGGATAAAGAGGCATTGGAGACAGGCTATTCTCAATCTATTCAGACCATCAATTTTCCAAATGGCAAATGTCTGACCTATGACATTCAAAAAACCAGATTTAGCGATGCCAGAGGAGATATGTTCATTCTTGCAATTGGCCAAAATGTCACCCAACGAGAAGCGCTGATCGATAAACTCAGTGACTCTAATGAACAATTGGAGAGGTTTGCACATATCTGCTCCCATGATTTGCATGAGCCGCTGCGAATGGTGAAAAGTTTTACCGAGATGCTAGAAATGCATCTATCTGAGGTAACGTCTGTCGATGAAAAAGCAAAACGTTATATGGATTTTATAACCAATGGCGCAAAACGCGGACAGCAATTAATCACAGATGTTTTGGCCTATTCTAAGATTTCTAAAGATGTGCGAGCATTGGAAGAGGTAAATATTTGCGAAATTATCTCAGATGTAAAGCAAGATTTACCTGCATCTGCCTGCCTGAATTATGAAATGCCAACGCCTATCGTGCACGCAAACCATACTCAGATATATCAATTGTTTCAGAACTTGATTAGCAATGGTGTAAAATATCAACCTGCGGGTCAAGATGCTAAATTATCCATCACATGGAAAGAGCAAGACGAATTTTGGCAGTTTTGCATTGCAGATAATGGTATCGGCGTAGAACCGTGTCATCAAGAGAAGATATTCGAGGTTTTTACGCGGCTTCACAGATATCAGGCTTATCCGGGCACCGGAGTTGGGTTATCCATTTGCAAGAACATTGTTGAACGTTATGGCGGCTCTATCTGGATGGATTCCAAACCCGAACATGGCAGTAAATTTTACTTCCAACTCCCGAGGGCATCAGCAAAATGA
- a CDS encoding response regulator has product MNHQKIEILLVEDNPGDVELTRQALDDADFNNKLNVTLDGDEALDYLNKRKGFEDAKMPDIILLDLNLPRTDGRGVLKELKASDELKHIPVIVLSSSRAERDINDAYALNASCYIAKPNGAMKYMEVVRTVSSFWSQTCYLPVK; this is encoded by the coding sequence ATGAACCATCAAAAAATTGAAATATTGTTGGTTGAAGATAATCCGGGCGATGTTGAACTCACACGGCAAGCCCTTGATGATGCTGACTTTAACAATAAGCTTAATGTTACCCTTGATGGCGATGAAGCACTGGATTATCTTAATAAACGTAAGGGTTTTGAAGACGCAAAAATGCCCGATATCATCTTGCTGGACTTGAATTTGCCGCGAACAGATGGCCGCGGCGTGCTGAAAGAGCTTAAAGCAAGTGATGAGCTGAAACATATTCCGGTAATTGTACTGTCCAGCTCAAGGGCAGAGCGCGATATTAATGACGCCTATGCGCTCAATGCCAGTTGCTATATTGCCAAACCTAACGGGGCGATGAAATATATGGAAGTTGTGCGGACGGTGAGCAGTTTTTGGTCGCAGACCTGTTATCTTCCTGTAAAATAA
- a CDS encoding MarR family winged helix-turn-helix transcriptional regulator has translation MTQIPDGIISQAQRNREHSFGYLMQRIARRIDMGMKERLSEIGIDVKIFANLMILLERDGINQRELGDLLDFPDYYTSRNIDMLVKEGFAERRPDPNSRRSFLIYLTRAGRDKAMQLPNIIKESNEHHLSNLDESEQKQIIKLLHKVAGIDLYVDE, from the coding sequence ATGACTCAAATTCCAGACGGGATAATTTCCCAAGCACAGCGAAACCGAGAGCATAGTTTTGGTTATTTGATGCAGCGCATTGCCAGGCGCATTGATATGGGTATGAAAGAGCGATTGTCGGAAATCGGCATTGATGTGAAGATTTTTGCCAATCTGATGATATTGCTCGAGAGAGACGGTATCAATCAGCGGGAACTGGGTGATTTACTTGATTTCCCCGATTATTATACAAGTCGCAATATTGATATGCTGGTCAAAGAGGGATTCGCCGAACGTCGACCTGATCCCAATAGTCGAAGATCGTTTCTGATTTATCTGACGAGAGCGGGCAGGGATAAAGCCATGCAGCTCCCCAATATCATTAAAGAATCCAACGAACATCACCTCAGCAACTTAGACGAATCCGAGCAAAAGCAGATCATAAAGCTTCTGCACAAAGTGGCTGGTATTGATCTGTACGTGGATGAATAG
- a CDS encoding signal transduction protein, with protein sequence MTHPLSTLLLAACITTVGANAALADQLTDGKQLAIATFKSIDENERGYIDMGEYNAFGDNIFISMDADDNGKVDVDEFLFWDFGWQPLAEERGSKAALETAMRIVHAFWDRNGDGQLTRSEQRSSSLYDFQRADLNSDAVLTQAEFLSGFTVMKAIRAAVAQETK encoded by the coding sequence ATGACACATCCACTATCCACTTTGCTGTTGGCCGCATGCATAACCACCGTTGGCGCAAATGCAGCCCTGGCTGATCAACTAACAGACGGCAAACAACTAGCCATTGCCACCTTCAAAAGCATTGACGAAAACGAGCGCGGCTACATTGATATGGGCGAATATAATGCCTTTGGTGATAATATATTTATCTCCATGGATGCCGATGATAACGGCAAAGTGGATGTCGACGAGTTTCTGTTTTGGGATTTTGGTTGGCAGCCCCTTGCCGAAGAACGCGGTTCAAAAGCGGCTCTTGAAACAGCTATGCGCATTGTTCATGCCTTCTGGGATCGCAATGGCGACGGACAACTCACCCGCTCCGAACAGCGCTCATCTTCTCTTTATGATTTCCAACGCGCTGATCTCAATAGTGATGCTGTTCTAACGCAAGCAGAATTCCTGTCAGGTTTCACGGTCATGAAAGCCATCCGCGCAGCTGTCGCACAAGAAACCAAGTAA